One window of Desulfobacterales bacterium genomic DNA carries:
- the rsfS gene encoding ribosome silencing factor, with the protein MTDDLDLSLTPYVRAALGRKAANLVLLDVRGLSSVGDFLIICSGRSNRQVSAIADFIQMDLKSKGIRPLSVEGKKEGHWVLLDYGHVILHVFYEPLRDFYDLESLWIDAQRINIDTLFKNEKPLGAPGETL; encoded by the coding sequence GACACCCTATGTTCGGGCAGCGCTGGGACGAAAAGCCGCGAATCTGGTCCTGCTGGATGTGCGCGGGCTTTCTTCGGTAGGCGACTTTCTCATCATCTGCAGCGGCCGTTCCAACCGGCAGGTGTCCGCCATTGCCGATTTTATTCAAATGGACCTTAAAAGCAAAGGCATCCGGCCGCTGAGTGTCGAAGGTAAAAAAGAAGGGCACTGGGTCCTGCTGGATTACGGTCATGTGATCCTGCACGTTTTTTATGAACCGCTGCGTGATTTTTATGACCTTGAGAGCCTTTGGATCGACGCCCAGCGGATCAATATCGACACCCTTTTTAAAAACGAAAAGCCCCTGGGGGCGCCGGGAGAAACATTATGA
- the gpmI gene encoding 2,3-bisphosphoglycerate-independent phosphoglycerate mutase codes for MKSNNCCMLMILDGWGINPSHDGNAVYLAGTPNLNKLMQEYPHTQLLCSGEAVGLPQGIMGNSEVGHLNIGAGRIIYQDILRIDTAIRDGSFFKNEALVELINDVVDHGAALHLMGLVSDGGVHSQLSHLLALLDMTRQKGVGKVFVHAILDGRDTPPDSGAAYVKKIQDHLQAHHHGAIATICGRYFAMDRDNRWDRTQKAYRLYAAGEGIKEPDPVMAVKNAYTRGETDEFVKPIVITADAGKAAGTIKDGDSIIFFNFRADRARQITRAFNDPDFNGFKRTPPIKLSKYVTMTQYDETFTFPVAFGPVHRDKILGEVISQAGLEQLRIAETEKYAHVTYFFNGGEEKPFPLEDRCMVPSPRDIPTYDLKPEMSALKVSAEVISRVQSDKYRLIVLNFANMDMVGHTGVLEAAISACQTVDRCVREIVDTVKARGGVVLIAADHGNAEMMREPNGNPHTAHTLNPVPFILVDDTRKNVRLKEGKLGDIAPTILEIIGIDKPEQMTGSSLIIP; via the coding sequence ATGAAATCCAATAACTGCTGTATGTTGATGATCCTGGACGGGTGGGGTATTAACCCGTCCCATGACGGCAATGCCGTATATCTGGCCGGAACGCCGAACCTGAACAAACTGATGCAGGAATACCCCCACACGCAGTTGCTCTGCTCCGGCGAAGCAGTCGGCCTGCCCCAGGGAATTATGGGAAATTCCGAAGTGGGGCACCTCAATATCGGGGCCGGCAGAATTATTTATCAGGATATTCTCAGAATCGACACGGCTATTCGCGACGGCAGCTTTTTTAAAAACGAGGCGCTTGTCGAACTGATCAATGATGTTGTGGACCATGGCGCGGCACTGCACCTGATGGGGCTGGTCTCCGACGGCGGGGTTCACAGCCAGCTGAGCCATCTGCTGGCCTTACTGGACATGACCCGGCAAAAAGGCGTCGGCAAGGTCTTTGTTCATGCGATTCTGGACGGCCGCGACACCCCACCGGACAGCGGGGCTGCCTATGTCAAAAAAATCCAGGATCACCTTCAGGCCCATCACCACGGCGCCATCGCCACCATCTGCGGCCGCTATTTCGCCATGGACCGCGACAACCGCTGGGACCGAACCCAAAAGGCTTACCGGCTGTATGCCGCCGGGGAAGGCATAAAAGAGCCGGATCCGGTGATGGCGGTTAAAAATGCCTATACCCGCGGTGAAACCGATGAGTTTGTAAAGCCCATCGTCATCACTGCAGATGCCGGCAAAGCGGCGGGAACCATAAAGGACGGCGACAGCATCATTTTTTTTAATTTCAGGGCCGACCGGGCGCGCCAGATCACCCGGGCCTTTAATGATCCCGATTTTAATGGATTTAAACGAACCCCGCCGATAAAATTGTCCAAATATGTCACCATGACCCAATATGATGAAACGTTCACATTTCCCGTTGCATTCGGTCCGGTTCACCGGGATAAAATTTTGGGCGAGGTGATCAGCCAGGCTGGACTGGAACAGCTTCGAATCGCTGAAACGGAAAAATACGCCCACGTTACCTATTTTTTCAACGGGGGCGAAGAAAAGCCGTTTCCCCTTGAAGACCGCTGTATGGTCCCCTCACCCCGGGATATCCCGACGTATGATCTCAAGCCGGAAATGAGCGCGCTGAAGGTGAGCGCAGAAGTGATTTCCAGAGTTCAATCGGACAAATATCGTTTGATCGTTCTTAATTTTGCCAACATGGACATGGTGGGGCATACCGGCGTGCTGGAAGCGGCCATCTCCGCATGCCAAACCGTTGACCGCTGCGTCCGTGAAATCGTCGATACGGTTAAAGCCCGGGGAGGTGTTGTTTTAATTGCAGCCGATCACGGCAATGCCGAAATGATGAGGGAACCCAACGGCAACCCCCACACCGCCCATACCCTTAACCCCGTTCCCTTTATCCTGGTTGATGATACCCGAAAAAATGTGCGCTTGAAAGAAGGAAAGCTGGGAGATATCGCACCTACGATTCTTGAAATCATCGGTATCGACAAACCGGAACAGATGACCGGGTCATCCCTGATTATCCCATAG
- a CDS encoding glutamate-5-semialdehyde dehydrogenase, with protein MDIKQLAKKAKAASLQLAAVGSETKNTALENIARALEQNKADIASANAADLNKAEKENLAAPLLKRLNFDEGKIHEAVEGLNSLIGLADPVGLTLSAMELDKGLELFKVSCPIGVMGIVFESRPDALVQISSLCLKSGNAVLMKGGSEAAGTNRILADIINKATTAAGIPAGWLTLLEARSDVTEMLAMDAHIDLIIPRGSNEFVRHIMDNTNIPVLGHADGICHVYIDKTADIDMAVRITVDSKTQYVAVCNAAETLLVHKDIAGNILPKLKAALTKKGVELRGCERTARLIDVLPATEKDWCTEYLDFILSIRVVDSLADAVDHINRYGSRHTDVIVTADKVRGGRFMDYVDSACVFMNCSSRFNDGFRFGLGAEVGISTNKIHARGPVGLEGLVIYKWRLIGNGNVVTDYSGKDARAFTHRPLKMDFKL; from the coding sequence ATGGATATCAAACAACTAGCGAAAAAAGCCAAAGCGGCATCCCTTCAGCTTGCCGCAGTCGGCAGTGAAACAAAAAACACGGCCCTTGAAAATATAGCGCGCGCGCTGGAACAAAACAAAGCAGACATTGCTTCGGCCAACGCAGCCGATTTAAATAAAGCGGAAAAGGAAAACCTGGCTGCGCCGCTGCTCAAACGCCTCAACTTTGATGAAGGTAAAATACATGAAGCTGTGGAGGGTCTCAACAGCCTGATCGGCCTTGCCGATCCGGTGGGCCTTACGCTAAGCGCCATGGAGTTGGACAAGGGCCTGGAGCTTTTCAAGGTGAGCTGCCCCATCGGGGTGATGGGTATCGTCTTTGAATCCCGGCCGGATGCTTTGGTGCAGATATCATCGCTGTGCCTTAAAAGCGGCAATGCCGTCCTGATGAAAGGCGGCAGCGAAGCCGCCGGCACCAATCGAATTCTGGCGGACATCATCAACAAAGCAACCACGGCGGCCGGCATTCCGGCCGGCTGGCTGACCCTGCTGGAAGCCCGGTCGGATGTCACCGAGATGCTGGCAATGGATGCGCATATCGACCTGATCATTCCCCGGGGCAGCAACGAGTTCGTCCGACATATCATGGATAACACCAACATACCCGTTCTGGGTCATGCCGACGGGATCTGTCACGTGTATATCGACAAGACGGCGGATATCGACATGGCGGTAAGGATAACGGTTGACAGCAAGACCCAGTATGTGGCCGTGTGCAATGCAGCGGAAACCCTGCTGGTGCATAAAGATATTGCCGGGAACATCCTGCCGAAGCTCAAAGCGGCCCTCACAAAAAAAGGGGTTGAACTGCGGGGGTGTGAACGGACCGCCCGATTGATTGATGTCCTGCCCGCCACCGAAAAAGACTGGTGCACCGAATATCTGGATTTTATCCTCTCCATCCGGGTTGTGGATTCCCTGGCGGATGCCGTTGATCATATCAATCGTTACGGCTCTCGCCACACCGACGTGATTGTAACCGCCGACAAGGTGAGAGGGGGGCGGTTCATGGATTACGTGGATTCAGCCTGTGTATTTATGAACTGCAGCAGCCGCTTCAACGACGGCTTTCGATTCGGATTGGGCGCCGAAGTGGGTATCAGCACCAACAAAATTCATGCACGCGGCCCCGTGGGCTTGGAAGGACTGGTGATATACAAGTGGCGTCTGATCGGCAACGGCAATGTGGTAACGGACTATTCCGGAAAGGATGCCAGGGCCTTTACGCACCGGCCGCTTAAAATGGATTTCAAGCTTTGA
- a CDS encoding 3-keto-5-aminohexanoate cleavage protein: MKKVIITAAVTGSFPTKEMNPAVPYSPAEIATAAVDCCRAGAAIVHIHVREPETGRPAFRLDLFREVVERIRQECNLIINLTTSGFNIQGDDLIAQRLQPLSLKPDMCSLDIGSMNFHDRAFINTPEWGQAAAKKMREAGVKPEIEVFDIGHIYQALAFIEKDAFALPPYFQLCMGVGWGIEATPENLLFMKSKLPPGVEWSVLGVGKSQLAMIGMSLILGGHVRVGFEDNLYIRKGEPAKSNAQFVEMAAELAHRFQRDVATPDEARDILGIKKQA, encoded by the coding sequence ATGAAAAAAGTCATCATCACAGCGGCCGTGACCGGTTCCTTTCCCACTAAGGAAATGAACCCGGCCGTTCCCTATTCACCTGCGGAGATAGCGACCGCAGCTGTGGACTGCTGCCGCGCCGGCGCAGCGATTGTGCACATCCACGTCAGAGAACCCGAAACCGGCCGTCCGGCATTCAGGCTCGACCTCTTCAGGGAAGTCGTCGAGCGCATCCGGCAGGAGTGCAACCTGATCATCAATCTGACCACCAGCGGCTTCAATATACAGGGCGATGATCTCATCGCCCAGCGCCTGCAGCCGCTGTCGTTGAAACCCGATATGTGTTCGCTGGATATCGGTTCGATGAACTTTCACGACAGGGCGTTCATCAATACGCCTGAATGGGGACAGGCCGCTGCAAAAAAAATGCGGGAAGCAGGCGTCAAGCCTGAAATTGAAGTGTTTGATATTGGGCACATCTATCAGGCGTTGGCGTTTATTGAAAAGGATGCATTCGCGCTGCCGCCTTATTTTCAGCTCTGCATGGGGGTCGGATGGGGAATCGAAGCAACCCCGGAAAACCTCCTTTTCATGAAAAGCAAACTGCCACCCGGCGTCGAATGGTCAGTCCTTGGGGTGGGGAAATCGCAGCTTGCTATGATCGGCATGTCTCTGATTCTGGGAGGCCATGTCCGGGTCGGCTTCGAGGACAACCTCTATATCAGAAAGGGTGAACCGGCCAAAAGCAACGCCCAGTTCGTGGAAATGGCGGCGGAGCTGGCGCATCGTTTCCAAAGAGACGTGGCGACACCGGACGAGGCCCGCGATATCCTCGGAATAAAAAAACAGGCCTGA
- a CDS encoding CoA transferase subunit A, which translates to MRNKVMSPREAVQRYVQDGAHISIGGFTIVRNPMGLVHEIIRQKLRNLHVYVHSHGQAFDLLIGAGCVAAMEFAYGGTARFSPSGGIRFRKAIEQGLVRFEDYTNYQMVLRFLAGAMGLPFLPLKGVAQTDVIEKWGFDETFRSQNPRLPDKKLAVLKNPFDPPGKERELVAVPAIQPDVTLLHVQKADSEGTCRIEGLTFADVEQAKAARHVIVSCEELVSREEIRKDPDRNRIPFFIVDAVVPLPYGAHPTACNNYYDYDDDHLLLYGKLAADDRAFQDYLDTYVFETETHADYLVQIGEKALQTLRADPDLGYRPRSTRDLDHQA; encoded by the coding sequence ATGAGAAACAAAGTCATGAGTCCCCGGGAAGCGGTTCAACGTTATGTCCAGGATGGGGCTCATATTTCAATCGGCGGTTTTACCATTGTCAGAAATCCCATGGGGCTCGTCCATGAGATTATCCGGCAAAAGCTCCGAAACCTGCACGTGTATGTCCATTCCCACGGCCAGGCCTTCGATCTTTTGATCGGGGCCGGATGCGTTGCTGCCATGGAGTTTGCCTACGGCGGAACGGCCCGGTTTTCGCCTTCAGGCGGCATCCGTTTCCGCAAAGCCATTGAACAGGGCCTTGTCCGCTTTGAAGACTACACCAACTACCAGATGGTCCTGCGCTTTTTAGCCGGCGCCATGGGGCTTCCCTTCCTTCCCTTAAAGGGCGTCGCCCAGACGGACGTTATAGAGAAATGGGGCTTTGACGAAACCTTCCGGTCTCAGAATCCCCGCCTGCCGGACAAAAAGCTGGCCGTGCTTAAAAACCCGTTTGATCCTCCCGGAAAAGAACGGGAGCTGGTTGCAGTACCCGCCATCCAGCCGGACGTTACGCTGCTCCACGTTCAGAAAGCCGATTCCGAAGGCACCTGCCGCATAGAAGGCCTGACCTTCGCGGACGTGGAACAGGCCAAAGCCGCCCGGCACGTGATCGTTTCGTGCGAAGAACTGGTTTCCAGAGAGGAGATCCGCAAAGACCCGGATCGCAACCGGATTCCCTTTTTTATCGTGGACGCGGTCGTACCCCTCCCCTACGGCGCCCACCCCACCGCCTGCAACAATTATTATGACTATGACGACGACCATCTCCTGTTATATGGAAAGTTGGCTGCCGACGACCGTGCTTTTCAGGATTATTTAGATACCTATGTCTTTGAAACCGAGACCCATGCAGACTATCTTGTACAAATCGGCGAGAAGGCGCTCCAAACGCTCCGGGCGGACCCCGATCTGGGGTACCGGCCCCGCAGCACTCGAGATTTAGACCATCAAGCCTGA
- a CDS encoding ketoacid-CoA transferase: MSQLMEYTSQEMMALMAAREIHDDDIVFCGTGISMVAAMAAKHISAPRSIIFFETGGIDCELRELPLSVGDPRVMVGTTINAGLAESFALLQNPRTGPRTVAILGAAQIDPFGNLNSTCLGDYHRPRMRFPGAGGASDAAAYAGRVITFMVQERRRFVRRLDYVSSPGWPENPQDRFRAGLTLPQDSLVITDKAVFRFDSGSGRMYLSGHYPGITPADVAAAVGFEIETRRSREVPPPSAAEISLLREKIDPLGLIIKRIKSEKKSF, translated from the coding sequence ATGTCCCAATTGATGGAATATACTTCCCAGGAAATGATGGCCCTAATGGCGGCCAGAGAAATTCACGATGACGATATTGTCTTTTGCGGCACCGGCATCTCCATGGTTGCGGCAATGGCTGCCAAACACATCAGTGCGCCCCGGAGCATCATTTTTTTTGAGACCGGCGGCATTGACTGCGAGCTCCGCGAACTGCCGCTTTCGGTGGGAGATCCGCGGGTCATGGTCGGCACCACGATCAATGCCGGCCTGGCGGAAAGTTTTGCCCTCCTCCAGAATCCCCGTACCGGACCCCGCACGGTGGCCATCCTGGGCGCCGCCCAGATCGATCCCTTTGGGAACCTGAATTCAACCTGCCTGGGTGACTATCATCGTCCCAGAATGCGCTTTCCAGGGGCCGGCGGCGCCTCGGATGCGGCCGCCTACGCCGGCCGCGTGATCACCTTTATGGTCCAGGAGCGCCGGCGGTTTGTCCGGCGTCTCGATTATGTTTCCTCCCCCGGCTGGCCTGAAAACCCCCAGGACCGATTTCGCGCCGGCCTCACGCTTCCGCAAGATTCTCTGGTGATCACCGACAAGGCCGTCTTTCGCTTTGATTCCGGCAGCGGCCGGATGTATCTCTCGGGCCACTACCCCGGAATCACGCCCGCAGATGTTGCGGCAGCGGTTGGCTTTGAGATCGAGACCCGTCGCAGCCGCGAAGTCCCGCCCCCTTCGGCCGCAGAAATTAGTCTGCTGCGTGAAAAAATCGATCCCTTAGGGCTTATCATCAAAAGAATAAAATCTGAAAAGAAAAGTTTCTGA
- a CDS encoding alcohol dehydrogenase catalytic domain-containing protein — MKAYSRAMVLTGPQKLELQRFGLPETGEDDGLLALECVGVCGSDPGIFEGRPTRGPRPYPIILGHEIVGRIYKMGKAAQIRHGVAEGDRVVLEYAFGCGQCGPCLSGGYTLCDRNYTYGSMITCQDPPHLYGGYSDFVYIHPRAMVHKIGEDISAEVGVLICAVIGNGIRWLRQIGGVSIGDTVVIVGPGLQGIAATAVAKEAGAGCIIVAGLARDRARLETARRFGADRVIDIEETDPVKVVTEMTAGRMADVAMDVSGSPAGADLALSLAGKRATVVLPGIYKDSRVPINLNRAVVNEIRMLGVFSHDFRAVRPAIRMVRQNKYPFDDLISHRFKLEDAEQALRLVGGKIQGEPPLKVLLYPETA, encoded by the coding sequence ATGAAAGCATATTCCCGGGCCATGGTATTGACAGGTCCCCAAAAACTGGAGCTGCAGCGCTTTGGTCTGCCTGAGACCGGTGAAGACGACGGGCTGCTGGCGCTGGAATGTGTCGGGGTCTGCGGTTCCGATCCCGGGATATTTGAGGGCCGGCCTACCCGCGGGCCCCGCCCCTATCCGATCATTTTAGGCCATGAAATCGTGGGCCGGATCTACAAAATGGGAAAGGCCGCCCAGATTCGCCACGGGGTAGCAGAAGGCGACCGGGTGGTGCTGGAATACGCTTTCGGCTGCGGACAGTGCGGCCCCTGCCTGTCGGGCGGTTATACCCTGTGCGACAGAAATTACACTTACGGCTCCATGATAACCTGTCAAGACCCGCCGCACCTGTATGGCGGTTACAGTGATTTTGTCTACATCCATCCGCGGGCCATGGTGCACAAAATCGGAGAAGACATCTCAGCGGAAGTCGGGGTGTTGATCTGCGCGGTGATCGGAAACGGGATCCGCTGGCTGCGACAGATCGGCGGGGTTTCCATCGGCGACACCGTTGTGATTGTCGGCCCCGGTCTGCAGGGAATCGCGGCCACGGCCGTGGCAAAGGAGGCGGGCGCGGGATGTATCATCGTTGCGGGCCTGGCCCGGGACAGGGCTCGCCTTGAAACAGCCCGGCGGTTCGGGGCCGACCGGGTCATTGATATCGAAGAAACGGATCCCGTCAAAGTTGTCACGGAAATGACGGCCGGAAGGATGGCCGATGTGGCGATGGACGTATCCGGCAGCCCGGCCGGAGCCGACCTGGCCTTGTCCCTGGCCGGGAAACGGGCGACGGTGGTACTTCCCGGAATTTATAAAGACAGCCGGGTTCCGATCAACCTGAATCGGGCGGTGGTCAATGAAATCAGGATGCTGGGGGTTTTTTCCCACGATTTTCGCGCCGTGCGGCCCGCGATCCGGATGGTTCGTCAAAACAAATATCCCTTTGATGACCTGATATCTCATCGCTTTAAATTGGAAGACGCCGAACAGGCGCTGCGCCTGGTGGGTGGAAAAATACAGGGTGAGCCCCCCCTGAAGGTTCTGTTGTATCCTGAAACAGCATAA
- a CDS encoding 3-hydroxyacyl-CoA dehydrogenase family protein yields the protein MTTTSADATLQVMVLGAGTMGHGLALLAAKAGQPVFLVDSEPAELAKAQVLIRSQLEWLQQEDELGSESPQQVLDRIKPLQDFKEAAAACDLILEAVSEDETVKAGLFKRLAPRIASHCIVASNTSYLDVFSIAPEDILPRLAIAHFYAPPYLIPLVEVVGGEKTAADVVPRLMTVLGGMGQRPVTMQRFIPGYIVNRLQRAIGREIFYLLDNGYAGPEEIDEAVQASLGLRLSVLGVVRRYDFTGLDISLKFLENPSIRPADEETIPRSLKACVDAGNLGVKTGQGFYPYGGRSTAEILQERDRRLLALRRFIAREKIALKF from the coding sequence ATGACCACCACTTCGGCCGACGCGACGCTTCAAGTCATGGTGCTGGGCGCCGGCACCATGGGGCATGGCCTGGCGCTGCTGGCGGCCAAAGCCGGACAACCGGTGTTTCTGGTTGATTCCGAACCGGCGGAACTGGCAAAAGCCCAGGTCCTGATTCGATCCCAACTGGAATGGCTGCAGCAGGAAGATGAGCTGGGGTCTGAATCCCCGCAGCAGGTCTTAGATCGCATTAAGCCCTTACAGGATTTCAAGGAAGCCGCTGCCGCCTGCGACCTGATCCTGGAAGCCGTCAGCGAAGATGAGACGGTCAAAGCCGGACTATTTAAGCGTCTGGCCCCACGGATCGCTTCCCATTGCATCGTCGCCAGCAACACCTCTTATCTGGATGTTTTTTCCATCGCTCCCGAAGACATCCTGCCGCGTCTGGCCATCGCTCACTTTTACGCCCCGCCCTATCTGATCCCACTGGTGGAAGTGGTGGGGGGAGAAAAAACCGCAGCCGATGTGGTGCCCCGCCTGATGACGGTGCTCGGTGGGATGGGCCAGCGTCCGGTGACCATGCAGCGCTTCATTCCGGGTTACATCGTTAATCGCCTCCAGCGTGCCATAGGAAGGGAAATTTTCTACCTGCTGGACAATGGATATGCCGGACCTGAAGAAATCGATGAGGCGGTGCAGGCGTCTTTAGGCTTGCGGCTGTCGGTTCTGGGAGTGGTCCGGCGCTATGATTTTACCGGGCTGGACATATCGCTCAAGTTTCTCGAAAACCCTTCCATCCGTCCGGCCGACGAAGAGACAATCCCCCGGTCGTTGAAAGCCTGCGTCGATGCGGGGAACCTCGGGGTCAAGACAGGACAGGGCTTTTATCCCTATGGAGGCCGTTCAACCGCTGAAATTCTGCAGGAAAGGGATCGCAGGCTTCTGGCGCTGCGACGATTTATAGCGCGGGAAAAAATCGCCCTGAAATTTTGA